In Amycolatopsis sp. EV170708-02-1, the following are encoded in one genomic region:
- a CDS encoding tRNA (adenine-N1)-methyltransferase, with protein sequence MSVRGPFRVGDRVQLTDSKGRHYTMVLAEGQQYHTHRGALAHDDVIGAQEGSVVTSAGGSHYLALRPLLPDYVLSMPRGAQVIYPKDAAQIVMWGDIFPGARVLEAGAGSGALTCSLLRAVGSEGTVQSYEIRDDHAEHAERNVEKFFGHKPDNWSLTVADLSTHTGEVDRVVLDMLAPWDQLETVAAHLVPGGVLTVYVATVTQLSRITEALRDQQCWTEPESWETLMRPWHVVSLAVRPDHRMVAHTAFLLTARRLADGTVSPRVHRRSGKG encoded by the coding sequence GTGTCGGTCCGAGGGCCGTTTCGTGTTGGTGACCGGGTTCAGCTGACCGACTCCAAGGGGCGGCACTACACCATGGTGCTGGCCGAGGGACAGCAGTATCACACCCACCGCGGCGCGCTGGCGCACGACGACGTGATCGGTGCGCAGGAGGGTTCGGTCGTCACTTCGGCCGGCGGCAGCCACTATCTGGCGCTGCGCCCGCTGCTGCCGGACTACGTGTTGTCGATGCCGCGCGGCGCGCAGGTGATCTACCCGAAGGACGCCGCGCAGATCGTGATGTGGGGCGACATCTTTCCGGGGGCGCGGGTGCTCGAAGCGGGCGCCGGCTCCGGCGCGCTGACCTGCTCGCTGCTGCGGGCGGTCGGTTCCGAAGGCACCGTGCAGTCCTACGAGATCCGGGACGACCACGCGGAACACGCCGAGCGGAACGTGGAGAAGTTCTTCGGCCACAAGCCGGACAACTGGTCGCTGACGGTCGCGGACCTGTCGACGCACACCGGCGAGGTCGATCGTGTCGTCCTCGACATGCTGGCGCCTTGGGATCAGCTGGAGACGGTCGCCGCGCATCTGGTGCCCGGCGGCGTGCTCACGGTCTATGTGGCGACGGTCACACAACTTTCGCGGATCACGGAAGCCCTGCGGGATCAGCAGTGCTGGACCGAACCGGAGTCGTGGGAGACCCTGATGCGGCCGTGGCACGTCGTGAGTCTCGCGGTGCGGCCGGACCACCGGATGGTGGCGCACACCGCGTTCCTGCTGACGGCGCGCCGTCTGGCGGACGGGACCGTGTCGCCGCGGGTGCACCGGCGGTCGGGCAAGGGCTAA
- a CDS encoding RecB family exonuclease codes for MPDTDTVTADPPPGAEVPRRRPALSPSRASDFKQCPLLYRFRAVDRLPEIPTKAQLRGTLVHSVLERLFSLPQADRTPPQAKELLAPAWEELSSERPEWIELFDQEDPDAVTSWLSSAEQLVDTYFGLEDPRRLEPEACELHVEIELGSGVLLRGYVDRLDVAPTGEIRVVDYKTGAAPREIGEAKAMFQMKFYAVVLWRLRGVVPRQLKLMYLTDGQSLAYTPDEGELIRFERTLEAIWQAILKAGKTGDFRPNPSKLCAWCDHQALCPQYGGTPPPYPGWPEPDPGEESVLDRAD; via the coding sequence ATGCCCGACACCGACACGGTCACCGCCGATCCGCCGCCCGGCGCCGAAGTCCCGCGCCGTCGGCCGGCCCTGTCCCCGTCGCGTGCCAGCGACTTCAAGCAGTGCCCGCTGCTCTACCGCTTCCGCGCGGTCGACAGACTGCCCGAGATCCCGACGAAGGCCCAGCTGCGCGGCACGCTGGTGCATTCCGTGCTGGAGCGCCTCTTCTCCCTGCCGCAGGCCGATCGCACCCCTCCGCAGGCCAAAGAGCTGCTCGCCCCGGCGTGGGAGGAGCTCTCCTCGGAACGTCCGGAGTGGATCGAGCTGTTCGATCAGGAGGATCCCGACGCCGTCACGTCGTGGCTCTCGTCGGCCGAGCAGCTCGTCGACACCTACTTCGGCCTTGAGGATCCGCGTCGCCTGGAGCCGGAAGCGTGCGAGCTGCACGTCGAGATCGAGCTGGGCTCCGGAGTGCTGCTCCGGGGCTACGTCGACAGGCTGGACGTGGCGCCGACCGGTGAGATCCGCGTCGTCGACTACAAGACCGGTGCCGCGCCCCGCGAGATCGGCGAGGCCAAGGCGATGTTCCAGATGAAGTTCTACGCCGTGGTCCTCTGGCGGCTTCGCGGTGTCGTGCCGCGCCAGCTGAAACTGATGTACCTCACCGACGGGCAGTCTCTGGCCTACACGCCCGACGAGGGCGAGCTGATCCGCTTCGAGCGCACGCTGGAGGCGATCTGGCAGGCGATCCTCAAAGCGGGCAAGACCGGCGATTTCCGGCCGAATCCGAGCAAACTCTGCGCGTGGTGCGACCACCAGGCCCTCTGCCCGCAGTACGGCGGCACTCCCCCGCCGTACCCCGGCTGGCCGGAGCCGGATCCCGGCGAAGAGTCCGTATTGGACCGTGCGGATTAG
- a CDS encoding thioesterase family protein, producing MTEAFYVPSGDGVFLPTPHTAGPWTPEAQHFGPPSALLVRALEEVEAPHASQLARVTVEILGPAPLKELSVRARVERPGRSVEWLTAELSHGERVVARASAWRIATSDTTAVATAEGPALPSPDGLPASTWPEGWHGGYLQAVEWRSVKGALDEPGPATVWGRQRVALVDGEKPSPLQRLFVLADSGNGISNFLDPREWWFINSELTVHLRRPPLGDWIGVDAATLVGPNGIGTATTTLHDASGPIASGAQALLVRPRQAG from the coding sequence GTGACAGAAGCCTTCTACGTGCCGTCAGGCGACGGCGTCTTCCTCCCGACCCCGCACACCGCTGGCCCGTGGACGCCGGAAGCGCAGCACTTCGGGCCGCCCTCGGCGTTGCTGGTCCGCGCGCTCGAAGAGGTCGAGGCGCCCCACGCGAGCCAGCTGGCGCGGGTGACGGTCGAGATCCTCGGCCCCGCGCCGCTGAAGGAACTGTCGGTACGGGCCCGGGTGGAACGACCGGGCCGGTCGGTCGAGTGGCTGACGGCCGAGCTCTCCCACGGCGAGCGGGTCGTCGCCCGCGCCTCGGCGTGGCGTATCGCGACGTCGGACACCACCGCGGTCGCCACCGCCGAAGGCCCCGCGCTGCCGTCGCCGGACGGTCTGCCCGCGTCGACCTGGCCGGAAGGCTGGCACGGCGGGTACCTGCAAGCCGTCGAGTGGCGCAGCGTCAAGGGCGCGCTGGACGAACCCGGGCCCGCGACCGTCTGGGGCAGGCAGCGCGTCGCGCTCGTCGACGGGGAGAAGCCGAGCCCGCTGCAGCGGCTGTTCGTGCTGGCGGACTCCGGCAACGGGATCTCGAACTTCCTGGACCCGCGGGAGTGGTGGTTCATCAACTCCGAGCTGACGGTGCACCTCCGCCGCCCGCCTCTCGGCGACTGGATCGGCGTCGACGCGGCCACCCTCGTCGGCCCGAACGGGATCGGCACGGCGACGACGACACTGCACGACGCGTCGGGGCCGATCGCCTCCGGGGCGCAGGCGTTGCTGGTGCGACCGCGACAGGCGGGCTGA
- a CDS encoding ParA family protein, whose protein sequence is MQITSVVNQKGGVGKTSLSVGAAAALAERGRRVLLIDLDPQGHATTELLGLDEVAPDMPSLAKALTKVWKGPIEELVVRHPRSNLGRGGAFDVIPTSPGMFDLIRRLDQFRVPGWQLARVIQFANYDHIIIDCPPALDVLTNNALAASHGILVPVQPDRTSIRALRLLSDQVRYVEQTVGRPPIAYYGLVPGLYRRPISHYAAAALQELYAFGIPMLSHVPLGVVMNEAAAHGVPVTTYAPETLQALSFREIAETLDGYLRNHPAAAIVPADEEFVFEDFITEVSVTRSAKDNGARKKLYDLMPKKPNRPR, encoded by the coding sequence ATGCAGATCACCTCGGTGGTCAACCAGAAAGGCGGGGTCGGCAAGACCTCACTCAGCGTGGGCGCGGCGGCCGCACTGGCCGAACGCGGCCGCCGGGTGCTGCTGATCGACCTCGACCCACAGGGCCACGCGACCACCGAACTCCTCGGGCTGGACGAGGTGGCACCGGACATGCCCAGCCTCGCGAAAGCCCTGACCAAGGTGTGGAAGGGCCCGATCGAGGAACTCGTCGTACGGCATCCGCGCAGCAACCTCGGGCGGGGCGGCGCGTTCGACGTCATCCCGACCTCGCCGGGGATGTTCGACCTGATCCGGCGGCTGGACCAGTTCCGGGTGCCCGGCTGGCAGCTGGCCAGGGTCATCCAATTCGCGAACTACGACCACATCATCATCGACTGCCCGCCCGCGCTCGACGTCCTGACCAACAACGCACTCGCCGCTTCGCACGGGATCCTCGTGCCGGTGCAACCGGACCGGACGAGCATCCGCGCGCTGCGCCTGCTTTCGGACCAGGTGCGTTACGTCGAACAGACCGTCGGCCGTCCGCCGATCGCCTACTACGGCCTCGTGCCCGGGCTTTACCGCCGGCCGATCTCGCACTACGCGGCCGCTGCGTTGCAGGAGCTCTACGCGTTCGGGATCCCGATGCTGTCGCACGTCCCGCTCGGTGTCGTGATGAACGAAGCCGCCGCGCACGGCGTGCCGGTGACGACGTACGCGCCGGAAACGCTGCAGGCACTGTCGTTCCGGGAGATCGCGGAGACGCTGGACGGCTACCTGCGGAACCATCCGGCAGCGGCGATCGTGCCCGCGGACGAGGAGTTCGTCTTCGAGGACTTCATCACCGAGGTCTCGGTGACGCGCAGCGCCAAGGACAACGGAGCACGAAAGAAGCTCTACGACCTGATGCCGAAAAAGCCCAACCGGCCCCGCTGA
- the hisG gene encoding ATP phosphoribosyltransferase translates to MLRVAVPNKGALAAAASEMLGEAGYRKRHEARDLTVLDTVNEVEFFFLRPKDIAIYVGSGELDLGITGRDLALDSGAPVEEILGLGFGGSTFRYAAPAGREWRAEDLQGKRLATSYPRLVRENLKQHGVEAEVIRLDGAVEISIQLGVADAIADVVESGRSLRQHNLVAFGDPICVSEAVLLQRAGTEHTRPKDQLKARLQGVVFAQHYMMLDYDCPRSLLDAAIAITPGLESPTVAPLADADWVAVRAMVPRKEVNRIMDELAETGAKAVLASDIRACRL, encoded by the coding sequence ATGCTGCGTGTCGCCGTGCCGAACAAGGGAGCCCTCGCCGCCGCCGCGTCGGAGATGCTCGGAGAGGCCGGCTACCGCAAGCGACATGAGGCCCGCGACCTGACCGTGCTCGACACGGTCAACGAGGTCGAGTTCTTCTTCTTGCGTCCCAAGGACATCGCGATCTACGTCGGATCCGGCGAACTGGATCTCGGCATCACCGGCCGCGATCTCGCGCTCGATTCCGGTGCCCCGGTCGAGGAGATCCTCGGCCTCGGCTTCGGCGGTTCCACCTTCCGGTACGCCGCACCGGCCGGCCGGGAGTGGCGGGCCGAAGACCTGCAGGGCAAGCGGCTCGCGACGTCGTACCCGCGGCTCGTGCGCGAGAACCTGAAGCAGCACGGGGTGGAGGCGGAGGTCATCCGGCTCGACGGCGCCGTCGAGATCTCGATCCAGCTCGGCGTGGCCGACGCGATCGCGGACGTCGTCGAGTCGGGACGGTCGTTGCGTCAGCACAACCTCGTGGCCTTCGGGGACCCGATCTGCGTGTCGGAGGCGGTGCTGCTGCAGCGGGCGGGCACCGAGCACACCCGGCCCAAGGACCAGCTGAAGGCGCGGCTGCAGGGTGTCGTCTTCGCCCAGCACTACATGATGCTGGACTACGACTGCCCGCGGTCGCTGCTCGACGCGGCCATCGCGATCACGCCGGGTCTCGAGTCGCCGACCGTCGCGCCGCTGGCCGACGCGGACTGGGTGGCCGTGCGGGCGATGGTGCCGCGCAAGGAGGTCAACCGGATCATGGACGAGCTCGCCGAGACCGGCGCCAAGGCCGTCCTCGCTTCGGACATCCGGGCCTGCCGCCTCTGA
- a CDS encoding phosphoribosyl-ATP diphosphatase gives MKTFDELFAELAERARTRPDGSGTVAALDAGVHAQGKKVLEEAGEVWIAAEHESDDRLSEEISQLLYRVQVLMLGRGLSTEDVYRYL, from the coding sequence GTGAAGACCTTCGATGAGCTGTTCGCCGAGCTTGCCGAGCGCGCCCGCACGCGCCCTGACGGTTCCGGCACCGTCGCCGCGCTGGACGCGGGAGTGCACGCGCAGGGCAAGAAGGTGCTCGAAGAGGCGGGCGAGGTGTGGATCGCCGCCGAGCACGAATCCGACGACAGGCTCTCCGAGGAGATTTCACAGCTGCTGTACCGCGTGCAGGTGCTCATGCTCGGCCGAGGACTGTCGACAGAGGACGTGTACCGGTACCTGTGA
- a CDS encoding methylated-DNA--[protein]-cysteine S-methyltransferase yields MRTHTVIDSPYDKLTLVADGESLCGVYMVQQRHRPAEESFGHPDPGAPIFVDTEKQLKEYFAGQRKEFDLPLSFGGTEFQRMVWEGLLGIPYGETVSYGQLADRLGRPTASRAVGLANGKNPISIIVPCHRVIGSNGDLTGYGGGVERKRHLLDFERGGAALF; encoded by the coding sequence ATGCGCACGCACACCGTCATCGACAGCCCGTACGACAAGCTGACCCTGGTCGCGGACGGCGAAAGCCTCTGCGGGGTCTACATGGTCCAGCAGCGGCACCGCCCGGCCGAGGAGAGCTTCGGCCACCCGGACCCGGGCGCGCCGATCTTCGTCGACACCGAGAAGCAGCTGAAGGAGTACTTCGCCGGACAACGGAAGGAATTCGATCTCCCGCTGAGCTTCGGCGGCACCGAATTCCAGCGGATGGTCTGGGAAGGTCTGCTCGGCATCCCATATGGCGAGACGGTTTCCTATGGCCAGCTCGCCGACCGTCTGGGCAGGCCCACCGCGTCGCGCGCGGTCGGGCTCGCGAACGGGAAGAACCCGATCAGCATCATCGTGCCGTGTCACCGCGTGATCGGTTCCAACGGCGATCTCACCGGCTACGGCGGTGGTGTCGAACGGAAACGCCACCTGCTCGACTTCGAACGGGGCGGCGCCGCGCTGTTCTGA
- a CDS encoding AlkA N-terminal domain-containing protein yields the protein MHEDFERCVRAVQAKDARFDGWFFTAVLTTRIYCRASCPVVPPKPENMTFYPSAAAAQEAGFRACKRCRPDASPGSPQWNERADLVARAMRLIADGVVDTDGVSGLAARLGYSVRQVERHVRAELGAGPLSLARAQRAQTARLLIETTGLSMIDVALAAGFGSVRTFNDTVREVFALSPTELRARVRTAPAAAPGTLNLRLPYRKPLFPDNLFGHLVATGVPGVEEWRDGAYRRTLRLPHGAAVVALKPEDGYIGCRLTLSDLRDLSTAISRCRRLLDLDADPAAVDEALAADPLLGPLVAAAPGRRVPRTVDGDEFAVRAVLGQQVSTAAARTHAARLVLAHGDPVDDPDGGLTHVFPGAAALAEIDPESLAMPQSRKRTLLGLVAELNGGELDLGAGSDWQRARERLHALPGFGPWTVESIAMRALGDPDAFLPTDLGVKVAAKGFGLGLAAFAAHAERWRPWRAYAVQHLWATGDHPINRLPAA from the coding sequence GTGCATGAGGATTTCGAACGCTGCGTCCGGGCGGTCCAAGCGAAGGACGCCCGGTTCGACGGCTGGTTCTTCACCGCCGTCCTGACGACGCGGATCTACTGCCGGGCGAGCTGCCCGGTCGTCCCGCCGAAGCCGGAGAACATGACGTTCTACCCGAGCGCGGCGGCCGCGCAGGAGGCCGGCTTCCGTGCCTGCAAACGGTGCCGTCCGGACGCCAGCCCCGGGTCGCCGCAGTGGAACGAGCGCGCGGACCTGGTGGCGCGGGCGATGCGGCTGATCGCCGACGGCGTCGTCGACACCGACGGCGTGAGCGGGCTGGCCGCCCGGCTCGGCTACAGCGTCCGGCAGGTGGAGCGGCATGTCCGCGCCGAACTCGGCGCGGGCCCGCTCAGCCTCGCCCGTGCGCAACGGGCCCAGACGGCGCGGCTGCTGATCGAGACGACGGGCCTGTCGATGATCGACGTCGCCCTCGCGGCGGGATTCGGCAGCGTCCGGACGTTCAACGACACCGTCCGCGAGGTCTTCGCCCTGTCCCCGACGGAACTGCGGGCCCGCGTCCGCACTGCGCCGGCGGCCGCGCCCGGGACGCTGAACCTGCGCCTGCCGTACCGGAAGCCGCTGTTCCCGGACAACCTCTTCGGGCATCTCGTCGCGACCGGTGTCCCCGGCGTCGAGGAATGGCGGGACGGCGCGTACCGCCGCACGCTGCGCCTCCCGCACGGCGCCGCCGTCGTCGCGCTCAAGCCGGAAGACGGCTACATCGGCTGCCGGCTCACCCTGTCGGACCTGCGGGATCTCTCGACCGCGATCAGCCGTTGCCGCCGTCTGCTCGACCTCGACGCGGACCCGGCCGCGGTCGACGAGGCGCTGGCCGCGGACCCGCTGCTCGGGCCGCTCGTGGCCGCCGCGCCGGGCAGGCGGGTGCCGAGGACGGTCGACGGTGACGAGTTCGCCGTCCGCGCGGTCCTCGGCCAGCAGGTGTCCACCGCCGCCGCCCGCACCCACGCCGCCAGGCTGGTCCTCGCGCACGGCGACCCCGTCGACGATCCGGACGGCGGGCTCACCCACGTCTTCCCGGGCGCCGCCGCGCTCGCGGAGATCGACCCGGAAAGTCTCGCGATGCCGCAGAGCCGTAAGCGGACCCTGCTCGGCCTCGTCGCGGAACTGAACGGCGGGGAACTCGATCTCGGCGCGGGAAGCGACTGGCAGCGCGCCCGCGAACGCCTGCACGCGTTGCCCGGCTTCGGCCCGTGGACCGTCGAGAGCATCGCGATGCGCGCGCTCGGCGATCCCGACGCCTTCCTGCCGACCGACCTCGGCGTCAAGGTCGCCGCGAAGGGCTTCGGGCTCGGCCTGGCGGCGTTCGCCGCGCACGCCGAACGCTGGCGCCCGTGGCGCGCCTACGCCGTCCAGCACCTCTGGGCGACCGGAGACCACCCGATCAACCGGCTGCCCGCCGCCTGA
- a CDS encoding HAD family phosphatase, whose product MTEPSTPDGLAAVLWDMDGTLVDSEKLWDVALYEAVESLGGTLTEEQRLSLVGSNMDDTAAFLLDVCARPVTPESIAEMGQWIRRRTANLFDGPLPWRPGAQELLELLRANGVPMALVTSTERSLTELALNTIGREYFAATVCGDEVDGLNKPDARPYQLAAELLGVPASRCVAIEDSPPGAASAAAAGCTVVVIPNDVDVEPGERRVFRSSLVGLDVPALTALLP is encoded by the coding sequence GTGACCGAACCGTCCACACCGGACGGACTCGCCGCCGTGCTGTGGGACATGGACGGCACGCTGGTCGACTCGGAGAAGCTGTGGGACGTCGCGCTCTACGAGGCCGTCGAAAGCCTCGGCGGCACGCTGACCGAGGAACAGCGCCTGAGCCTCGTCGGGTCCAATATGGACGACACGGCCGCGTTCCTGCTCGACGTGTGCGCGAGGCCCGTGACGCCCGAGTCGATCGCCGAGATGGGGCAGTGGATCCGCCGCCGCACGGCCAACCTGTTCGACGGCCCGCTCCCATGGCGTCCCGGCGCCCAGGAGCTGCTCGAACTGTTGCGCGCCAACGGTGTCCCGATGGCGCTGGTCACCTCCACCGAACGGTCGCTGACCGAACTCGCGCTCAACACCATCGGCCGCGAGTACTTCGCCGCCACGGTCTGCGGAGACGAGGTCGATGGTCTGAACAAACCGGACGCGAGACCGTATCAGCTGGCCGCGGAATTGCTGGGAGTCCCGGCTTCCCGGTGCGTCGCGATCGAGGATTCCCCGCCTGGCGCGGCTTCCGCGGCCGCTGCGGGCTGCACGGTGGTGGTGATCCCGAACGACGTCGACGTCGAACCGGGGGAGCGGCGGGTGTTCCGCTCGTCGCTGGTCGGGCTCGACGTCCCGGCGCTCACCGCGCTCCTGCCCTGA
- a CDS encoding PAC2 family protein: MSEPVDETQRPGRDHPDDTKPIMIVAFEGWNDAGDAASRAVEHLQLNWDATPLSELSPDEYYDFQVSRPTVRMVDGVTRRVDWPTTRLSVCRPEGFSRDIVLVQGPEPNMRWRAFCAELLEHIQQLEVSTVVTLGALLADTAHTRPVPVTGTAYDKDTASQFGLELNNYQGPTGIVGVLQDYCVQAGVPAVSIWAAVPHYVSHPPSPKATLALLHKLEDVLDVEIPLGALPEQAEEWQRTVTEMAEEDEEISEYVRGLEERGDAETEFTLDDVSGDKIAAEFERYLRRRRPGQDGPGRG; encoded by the coding sequence GTGAGTGAGCCCGTCGACGAGACCCAGCGGCCCGGCCGCGACCACCCGGATGACACCAAGCCGATCATGATCGTCGCCTTCGAAGGATGGAACGACGCAGGTGACGCGGCCAGCCGGGCGGTCGAGCATCTCCAGCTCAACTGGGATGCGACCCCACTGAGCGAGCTGAGTCCTGACGAGTACTACGACTTCCAGGTCAGCAGACCCACCGTGCGCATGGTGGACGGCGTCACCCGGCGGGTCGACTGGCCGACCACGCGGCTCTCGGTGTGCCGCCCGGAGGGCTTCAGCCGGGACATCGTGCTGGTCCAGGGGCCCGAGCCGAACATGCGCTGGCGCGCCTTCTGCGCCGAACTGCTGGAGCACATCCAGCAGCTGGAAGTCTCTACCGTCGTCACTCTCGGGGCGCTTCTGGCCGACACCGCGCACACCCGGCCCGTCCCGGTCACCGGGACGGCGTACGACAAGGACACCGCTTCGCAGTTCGGCCTGGAGCTGAACAACTACCAGGGACCGACGGGCATCGTCGGGGTCCTGCAGGACTACTGCGTGCAGGCGGGTGTCCCGGCGGTCTCGATCTGGGCGGCCGTGCCGCATTACGTCTCGCATCCGCCGTCGCCCAAGGCCACGCTGGCGCTGCTGCACAAACTCGAGGACGTCCTCGACGTCGAGATCCCGCTCGGCGCCCTTCCCGAGCAGGCGGAGGAGTGGCAGCGGACGGTCACCGAGATGGCCGAGGAGGACGAGGAGATCAGCGAGTACGTCCGGGGACTCGAGGAGCGCGGCGACGCGGAGACCGAGTTCACGCTGGACGACGTCAGCGGGGACAAGATCGCGGCCGAGTTCGAGCGGTACCTGCGGCGGCGGCGTCCCGGCCAGGACGGTCCCGGACGCGGCTGA
- a CDS encoding MFS transporter, with amino-acid sequence MKPLREPAFARLWIAAFFSETAEWMLQIALPVFVFQATGSAATTALSIVLGLVPAVLLSPVAGVIADRWNRRLVLCVVCAGQAFVALPLLFVASSGPVFVIYGVMAAQAGLASLFEPARNALVPELVPAGELIGANGLMSINGSVARLAGGWAGGLLLGFGGLGWVVVAYLGVLVIGSALLARPFRRVAAPKAAGPHEPVLRAWLDGLREIGREGRLRLAGVVVVLTSLAQGMFLVLFVVFVLDILDGTEGDVGLLRGVQALGGLAAGFAVATVARKVAPAALLGWGGLALGLLSAVIWNLPALTASLGVFIGLFGLVGAPGVLAGSGLLSMVQTAASSERSGRVLSTVFAGTAGFTALGALLTGWLLNVLGTGVLLNVQAGLHTVSALIVLAVSASGRLRGDAIPAVPRTG; translated from the coding sequence ATGAAACCGTTGAGGGAGCCCGCCTTCGCGCGGTTGTGGATCGCCGCCTTCTTCTCCGAGACCGCCGAGTGGATGCTGCAGATCGCATTGCCGGTGTTCGTCTTCCAAGCGACCGGTTCGGCGGCCACCACGGCGTTGAGCATCGTCCTCGGCCTGGTGCCCGCGGTGCTGCTGAGCCCGGTCGCCGGCGTTATCGCGGACCGCTGGAACCGGCGGCTGGTGCTGTGCGTGGTGTGCGCCGGACAGGCGTTCGTGGCGCTGCCTCTGCTGTTCGTCGCGTCCAGCGGCCCGGTCTTCGTGATCTACGGGGTGATGGCCGCGCAGGCGGGCCTGGCGTCCTTGTTCGAGCCCGCGCGCAACGCGCTCGTGCCCGAACTGGTCCCTGCCGGCGAGCTGATCGGCGCCAACGGCCTGATGAGCATCAACGGCAGTGTCGCGCGGCTCGCCGGCGGCTGGGCGGGTGGTCTCCTGCTCGGGTTCGGCGGCCTGGGCTGGGTCGTGGTCGCCTATCTCGGCGTGCTGGTGATCGGCTCGGCCCTGCTGGCGCGTCCGTTCCGGCGCGTCGCGGCACCGAAGGCGGCCGGACCGCACGAGCCGGTGCTGAGGGCGTGGCTCGACGGGCTTCGCGAGATCGGCCGCGAAGGGCGCCTTCGCCTCGCCGGTGTCGTCGTGGTGCTGACGTCGCTGGCGCAGGGGATGTTCCTGGTGCTGTTCGTGGTCTTCGTGCTCGACATCCTCGACGGCACCGAAGGCGACGTCGGCCTGCTGCGCGGCGTACAGGCGCTCGGCGGGCTGGCTGCGGGATTCGCCGTCGCCACCGTCGCCCGCAAGGTCGCACCCGCCGCTCTGCTCGGCTGGGGAGGGCTCGCGCTCGGCCTGCTGTCGGCGGTGATCTGGAACCTGCCCGCGCTGACCGCTTCGCTGGGCGTCTTCATCGGGCTCTTCGGCCTGGTCGGTGCCCCCGGGGTGCTCGCCGGATCCGGGCTGCTCTCGATGGTCCAGACCGCCGCGTCCTCGGAACGCTCAGGCCGCGTGCTGAGCACCGTCTTCGCCGGGACCGCGGGGTTCACGGCGCTGGGCGCCCTGCTGACCGGCTGGCTGCTGAACGTGCTGGGCACAGGCGTGTTGCTGAACGTCCAAGCGGGGCTGCACACCGTCTCGGCGTTGATCGTGCTCGCCGTGTCGGCGTCGGGCAGGCTGCGCGGTGACGCTATTCCGGCGGTTCCCCGGACCGGGTGA
- a CDS encoding helix-turn-helix domain-containing protein: MTGLPPRKRIEDVELMRALAHPLRSALVDHLMAVGPRTASECAAAVGSTASNCSWHLRQLARHGLVERVEGEDGRERPWRACQVGIEFGDDPELRGAQLAVVGTTLAREKELTERYLDAAHRLGEDWRDASGINNYSLRVTAGELEELVQRIDALVRPYVGAIREDAPAEALPVHLGLRAFLRIDAEGKPSR; this comes from the coding sequence ATGACCGGGTTGCCGCCGCGCAAGCGGATCGAAGACGTCGAGCTGATGCGGGCGTTGGCGCATCCGCTGCGTTCGGCGCTGGTGGACCACCTCATGGCGGTCGGCCCGCGGACCGCGAGCGAATGCGCGGCGGCCGTCGGCTCGACCGCCTCGAACTGCAGTTGGCATCTGCGTCAGCTGGCGCGGCACGGTCTCGTGGAGCGGGTCGAGGGGGAGGACGGGCGGGAGCGGCCGTGGCGGGCGTGCCAGGTCGGCATCGAATTCGGTGACGACCCGGAGCTGCGCGGGGCGCAACTGGCGGTCGTGGGGACGACCCTCGCGCGGGAGAAGGAGCTGACCGAGCGTTACCTCGACGCCGCCCACCGGCTCGGCGAGGACTGGCGGGACGCGTCGGGGATCAACAACTACTCGCTGCGGGTGACCGCGGGCGAGCTGGAAGAGCTGGTCCAGCGGATCGACGCGCTCGTGCGACCGTACGTCGGCGCGATCCGTGAAGACGCTCCCGCGGAGGCGCTCCCGGTCCACTTGGGACTGCGGGCGTTCCTCCGCATCGACGCCGAGGGGAAGCCGAGCAGATGA
- a CDS encoding MarR family winged helix-turn-helix transcriptional regulator, which yields MPDQRELATAAALEIPRFVSATVLFQTAMAERLGISPTELHGLQLVISGAATSPTQLARALGMTTGAVTRMLDRMETRRLVERVPDPADRRRLAIRPLPDRLDDVADLYSPMARFFGDRLGKLDRRQLAALLGVMTDGRAFAEKEAARLRTETGVD from the coding sequence ATGCCTGACCAGCGAGAACTCGCCACCGCGGCGGCCTTGGAGATCCCCCGGTTCGTCAGCGCGACCGTCCTGTTCCAGACGGCCATGGCGGAACGGCTCGGGATCAGCCCCACCGAGCTGCACGGGCTCCAGCTGGTCATCAGCGGCGCCGCGACCTCGCCGACCCAGCTGGCGCGGGCGCTCGGCATGACCACCGGCGCGGTGACGCGGATGCTCGACCGCATGGAGACGCGTCGGCTGGTCGAGCGCGTCCCCGATCCCGCCGACCGGCGCCGCCTCGCGATCCGCCCGCTCCCCGACCGGCTCGACGACGTCGCCGACCTCTACTCCCCCATGGCCCGGTTCTTCGGCGACCGCCTCGGGAAGCTCGACCGGCGCCAGCTCGCCGCACTGCTCGGCGTCATGACCGACGGGCGCGCGTTCGCCGAAAAAGAGGCTGCTCGCCTGCGCACCGAAACAGGGGTTGACTAA